In a single window of the Amycolatopsis sp. cg5 genome:
- the hemQ gene encoding hydrogen peroxide-dependent heme synthase, with protein sequence MARLNYTELNDTIRYTAWSVFRVEPGKLGEDRGDAARETTEYLDALEGKGVVVRGVYDVAGMRADADFMIWWHAEEVEQVQAAYSGFRRTPLGRASTPVWSQMALHRPAEFNKSHIPAFLAGEDARKYICVYPFVRSYDWYLLPDDERRKMLADHGKAARGYPDVRANTVSSFALGDYEWILAFEADELHRIVDLMRDLRATEARKHVREEIPFYTGPRVPPAELIANLP encoded by the coding sequence ATGGCGCGGCTGAACTACACCGAACTCAACGACACGATCCGCTACACCGCTTGGTCGGTCTTCCGGGTCGAACCGGGCAAACTGGGTGAGGATCGCGGTGACGCCGCGCGGGAGACCACCGAGTACCTCGACGCGCTCGAGGGCAAAGGCGTGGTCGTGCGCGGCGTCTACGACGTCGCGGGCATGCGCGCCGACGCCGACTTCATGATCTGGTGGCACGCCGAAGAGGTCGAGCAGGTGCAGGCCGCGTACAGCGGGTTCCGCCGCACGCCGCTCGGCCGCGCGTCGACCCCGGTCTGGAGCCAGATGGCGCTGCACCGGCCCGCCGAGTTCAACAAGAGCCACATCCCGGCGTTCCTCGCCGGTGAGGACGCGCGCAAGTACATCTGCGTTTATCCGTTCGTGCGCTCCTACGACTGGTACCTGCTGCCCGACGACGAGCGCCGCAAGATGCTCGCCGACCACGGCAAGGCCGCCCGCGGCTATCCGGACGTCCGCGCGAACACGGTCTCTTCGTTCGCGCTCGGCGACTACGAGTGGATCCTCGCGTTCGAGGCCGACGAGCTGCACCGCATCGTCGACCTGATGCGTGACCTGCGTGCCACCGAGGCCCGCAAGCACGTGCGGGAAGAGATCCCGTTCTACACCGGCCCGCGCGTGCCGCCCGCCGAGCTCATCGCGAACCTGCCGTAG